Proteins encoded together in one Prunus dulcis chromosome 3, ALMONDv2, whole genome shotgun sequence window:
- the LOC117621337 gene encoding pentatricopeptide repeat-containing protein At1g51965, mitochondrial, with translation MTPRRHLRLLGLTKPTRSTTSVPTMRRHYATKYTAKITSTSPTGLSVSAEVTPPPPLPTDIRGYALPRRDLICKATQILLRQSPSATSSDPFSDLSDYLSSLSLHLTSSEASEILKSLNCPDLAIRFFRFCPSLSPNFHHDPFTCNRLLLIFSKSTSPARFDLARSILRDMDRSNIRGNISTVNILIGLFGDTEDLQTCIGLVKKWCLNMNCYTYKCLLQAFLRSYESTKAFDTYLEMRRRGYKLDIFGYNMLLDALAKDEKVEDAYKVFDDMKKKHCEPDEFTYTIMIRMSGKLGKGDESLGLFQEMITRGCSPNMIVYNTMIQALARSKMVEKAIIVFSKMVENNCRPNEFTYSVILNVLVAEGQLGRFDKVVEMSKKYMTKSIYAYLVRTLSKLGHAGEAHRLFCNMWSFHDRGDRDAYMSMLESLCSAGKTAEAIDMLSNIHEKGVTTDTMMYNTVLSALGRLKQVSHLSELYEKMKLDGPEPDIFTYNILISSYGRAGKVDEAVTIFEQLENSDCKPDIISYNSLINCLGKNGDVDEAHMRFKEMQEKGFSPDVVTYSTLIECFGKTDRVEMACRLFEDMLAQGCYPNIVTYNILLDCLERCGRTAEAVDLYAKLKQQGLTPDSITYAVLERLQSGSHRRVRVRRQSPITGWVVSPLR, from the exons ATGACACCCCGCCGCCATCTGAGGCTCCTCGGCCTCACCAAACCCACGCGCTCAACCACCTCGGTTCCCACCATGCGCCGCCACTACGCCACAAAGTACACTGCCAAGATAACCTCAACCTCCCCAACGGGCCTCTCCGTCTCCGCCGAGGTGACACCACCACCGCCCCTCCCCACAGACATCCGCGGCTACGCTCTCCCGCGACGCGACCTCATCTGCAAAGCCACCCAAATCCTCCTTCGCCAGTCACCTTCCGCCACGTCGTCCGACCCCTTCTCCGACCTCTCCGACTAcctctcctccctctccctcCACCTCACCTCATCCGAAGCCTCCGAAATCCTGAAATCCCTTAACTGCCCCGACCTCGCCATTAGATTCTTCCGGTTTTGTCCCTCGCTTTCCCCGAATTTCCACCATGACCCCTTCACCTGCAACCGCCTCCTCCTCATTTTCTCCAAGTCCACCTCCCCTGCCCGGTTCGACCTCGCCCGGTCGATCCTCCGCGACATGGACCGCTCCAACATACGTGGCAACATCTCCACCGTCAACATCCTCATAGGCCTGTTCGGCGACACTGAAGACCTGCAGACGTGTATTGGGTTGGTGAAGAAATGGTGTCTCAACATGAACTGCTACACTTACAAGTGCTTGCTTCAGGCCTTCTTGCGCTCTTACGAATCCACCAAAGCCTTCGATACTTATCTGGAAATGCGGCGTCGTGGTTATAAGCTCGATATTTTTGGCTACAACATGTTGTTGGATGCGCTAGCCAAAGACGAAAAG GTTGAGGATGCATACAAGGTGTTTGatgatatgaagaagaagcattGCGAGCCGGATGAGTTTACGTACACGATCATGATCAGAATGAGTGGGAAATTGGGCAAAGGTGATGAGTCTCTGGGGTTGTTTCAGGAGATGATAACAAGGGGTTGCAGTCCTAATATGATTGTTTACAATACTATGATTCAGGCTCTTGCTAGGAGCAAGATGGTTGAGAAGGCCATCATTGTGTTCTCAAAAATGGTGGAGAACAATTGCAGGCCTAATGAGTTTACGTACAGTGtgattttgaatgttttggtTGCTGAAGGGCAGCTGGGTAGGTTTGATAAGGTGGTGGAGATGTCGAAGAAATACATGACTAAGTCAATATACGCGTATCTTGTGAGGACGTTGAGTAAATTGGGTCATGCCGGTGAAGCTCACCGGCTGTTCTGCAACATGTGGAGCTTCCATGACAGAGGGGATCGGGACGCGTACATGTCAATGTTGGAGAGTCTGTGTAGTGCTGGTAAAACCGCGGAGGCCATTGACATGCTGAGTAACATTCATGAGAAAGGGGTAACTACTGATACTATGATGTACAACACAGTTTTGTCAGCTCTTGGAAGGTTGAAGCAGGTATCTCATCTCAGTGAACTGTATGAAAAGATGAAACTTGACGGCCCCGAACCTGACATATTTACGTACAATATTCTGATTTCGAGCTATGGTAGAGCTGGGAAGGTTGATGAGGCTGTGACCATATTTGAACAGCTTGAGAACAGCGATTGTAAACCTGATATCATCTCTTACAATTCATTGATCAACTGCCTTGGCAAGAACGGTGATGTGGATGAAGCCCACATGAGGTTTAAGGAGATGCAAGAGAAGGGTTTTAGCCCTGATGTTGTCACCTACAGCACTCTCATCGAGTGCTTCGGCAAGACAGATAGGGTTGAAATGGCATGCAGGTTGTTCGAGGACATGCTTGCTCAAGGCTGCTACCCTAACATTGTAACATACAACATCTTGCTCGACTGTCTTGAGAGGTGTGGGAGGACTGCTGAGGCAGTGGATCTGTATGCAAAGCTTAAGCAGCAGGGGTTGACACCGGATTCAATTACATATGCCGTGCTTGAACGATTGCAGAGTGGTTCACATAGGAGAGTCAGAGTTCGCAGGCAGAGTCCGATCACAGGTTGGGTTGTAAGCCCTTTAAGATGA